In Palaemon carinicauda isolate YSFRI2023 chromosome 38, ASM3689809v2, whole genome shotgun sequence, a single window of DNA contains:
- the LOC137630371 gene encoding uncharacterized protein codes for MLLLVIGVVLTAAMVITFVSSAFIIFIILTSKQYKSSTSLLHLQLMGTSVLLSLVFIIFSTPSFLQGKWLVGDDSILRHSFTTMAPLTTTDWDSEEGVNSTDNFSTTFPITESAYSWILEEDVNNTTNSTLGDQNTLESVNSSVDRNYSIVIRKPETISLHADLLCRLYGFIFIMFHTIAVWVVVGLHCDKYCAIATPLRYNQLVTRHRIAAFSVLVWFLGVGLAFPPLIGPYTYTFAGGVCLPVWHKLDAIAYTWTLATLCIILPFIIIIIVNGRIIIIARHHQHRIFSAIFEVMMSAQATVTHQKNPFDVPKKKRKSVWTVLEQIAAFVICYFPFFATIIWESLFGRRVNQYLLLLDIIFLILAPVINSFIYGIKCKNIRKAFRNYLRKKLYKTEVKHEIQARIPSASNSRRPSISSTLAMPILQKSLQRRMSDYLLQDQLNQPKLLRRSSDMSWHPLEDGTPSPTRLRKPIDTKVPAGDSSPVGSHSPASDTNFLTVPTFEAARSYYLGQQRVRLSISSLDSDMSFSVRETRTEEENLTSTSSPDNPSRNVPTTNGQNNDNDVLSPTNFHLGMPEISNTHRSKSLELPLVSCKDSPTKLNGDVYTENKQQTDCQTPLLCKTFEQPKRSASLTSSSPYVLRTLEAILSVRISQSLLRRGSGWGGSLGSIERLSRFLRENRRGTQPESNSSYFPIAPQQLMDSATIQQQHPNNKMEDENACPENGDLAVLTFINNLPNGGPCVGVCNKEAPMEMETTLTVT; via the exons ATGCTTCTGCTGGTGATAGGAGTGGTGCTCACCGCAGCCATGGTGATCACATTCGTCTCCAGCgctttcatcatcttcatcattctcACGAGTAAACAG tATAAGAGCAGCACCAGCCTCCTCCATCTTCAGCTGATGGGAACAAGCGTCCTATTGTCTCTGGTATTCATCATCTTTTCGACGCCTTCCTTTCTTCAG GGAAAATGGCTTGTTGGAGACGACAGCATACTCAGGCATTCCTTCACCACGATGGCTCCTTTGACTACCACTGACTGGGACTCTGAGGAAGGTGTCAACAGCACAGACAACTTCAGCACTACATTCCCCATAACGGAATCTGCTTATTCATGGATCCTTGAGGAGGACGTGAACAACACTACCAATTCCACTTTGGGTGACCAAAATACTTTAGAATCAGTGAATAGCAGTGTCGATAGAAATTATAGCATTGTTATACGTAAGCCTGAGACAATTAGTTTACATGCAGACTTACTGTGCCGATTAtatggttttattttcattatgtttcACACAATAGCTGTATGGGTAGTTGTAGGTCTCCATTGCGACAAATATTGTGCCATCGCGACTCCACTGCGTTACAACCAACTTGTGACGAGACATCGCATTGCAGCTTTCTCAGTTCTGGTTTGGTTCTTAGGAGTGGGTTTGGCCTTCCCTCCTTTAATAGGTCCTTACACTTATACTTTCGCAGGGGGAGTTTGCCTTCCTGTGTGGCATAAACTCGACGCAATTGCCTACACCTGGACTCTTGCTACACTTTGCATCATCTTaccattcatcattatcatcattgttaatggACGTATCATCATAATTGCTAGGCATCACCAGCACCGGATCTTCTCTGCTATATTCGAAGTCATGATGTCAGCCCAGGCAACAGTCACCCATCAAAAGAACCCCTTTGATGTtccaaagaagaaaaggaaatctgTGTGGACAGTATTAGAACAAATAGCAgcatttgtaatatgttatttccCTTTCTTTGCAACAATCATTTGGGAATCATTGTTTGGAAGAAGAGTGAATCAGTATCTTCTTTTGCTGGATATCATCTTCTTAATCTTAGCGCCTGTCATCAATTCATTCATCTATGGGATCAAGTGTAAGAATATCAGAAAAGCATTTCGAAACTATCTCAGGAAAAAACTCTACAAGACGGAGGTCAAGCATGAAATCCAGGCTCGCATTCCTTCGGCTAGTAATTCCCGGAGGCCTTCAATATCTTCTACACTTGCTATGCCCATCCTCCAAAAATCTCTTCAGAGGCGAATGTCTGATTACCTTCTTCAGGACCAATTGAATCAGCCAAAGCTATTGAGAAGGTCTTCAGATATGTCTTGGCATCCGCTGGAGGATGGAACACCATCTCCCACACGTCTAAGGAAGCCTATAGATACAAAAGTCCCAGCAGGAGATTCATCGCCTGTAGGTTCTCATTCGCCAGCCAGTGATACAAATTTCCTGACTGTGCCTACATTTGAAGCTGCAAGGTCATACTACCTTGGACAGCAACGTGTGCGTCTATCCATCTCTTCTCTCGACTCAGACATGAGCTTTTCAGTCAGGGAGACTCGCACAGAAGAGGAAAATCTAACAAGCACATCATCGCCCGACAACCCGTCCCGTAATGTTCCTACAACCAATGGacaaaacaatgataatgatgtccTTTCTCCAACAAATTTCCATCTAGGGATGCCTGAGATTTCAAATACCCATAGATCAAAATCCTTAGAGCTACCCCTTGTTAGCTGCAAGGACTCACCCACAAAACTAAATGGCGACGTCTACACAGAGAATAAGCAACAAACTGACTGTCAAACACCACTTTTGTGTAAAACCTTTGAGCAGCCCAAGAGAAGTGCAAGTTTGACTTCATCCTCACCTTACGTATTACGCACACTAGAGGCAATCCTGTCCGTCAGGATATCACAATCTCTTCTGAGGCGTGGTTCTGGCTGGGGAGGATCTCTTGGAAGCATAGAGAGGCTTTCTAGATTCCTACGAGAAAATCGTAGAGGTACTCAACCAGAATCAAACTCGTCTTACTTTCCCATTGCACCTCAACAATTAATGGACAGTGCAACCATACAACAACAGCACCCAAACAACAAAATGGAAGACGAAAATGCTTGTCCTGAAAATGGCGATCTTGCTGTGCTGACTTTCATCAACAATTTGCCCAATGGGGGTCCTTGTGTAGGTGTCTGCAACAAGGAGGCCCCCATGGAAATGGAAACGACCCTTACAGTCACCTAA